The segment AATGCTGAAACAGCAGTATGCCTCAAATGAGATTGTCTTTACCGGAGAACTCGTCGGAGCCAAACTGGCTGAAGTCGTCCGAGGGGCAGGATTGCTCGTGCTGCCATCGGATGTCGAAGGTATGCCGTTAGTTTTACTAGAAGCGATGAATGAGAATGTGCCTGTGCTCGCGAGCAATATTGAGGTGCATCAGAAGCTTTTAGCCAATGGGCGAGGATTGTTATTTGAGGCAGGTGAGGTTGCAGCCTGTCAGCAACGATTGCAATGGGCGATCGAGCATTCAAAAGCGCTTGCTCTGATGGCAGAGGCGGCTCGGCAGCATGTCCAGGCGGTTTACAACTGGGATGAGATTGTGCAGCAGACTCTAGCGGTGTACGATCGCGCTTTGATGCTGAGTTCGTCGCAGGGGGAGCAAGAACGCCAAATGAGTCAAGTTTAGACCCTTTATTGAGTGCAAGGTATGAGTTTACGGCAGAAAGTACTACAGGGCGGAATTTTTCTAGCACTGCGTGAAGGGTTCGGCATCATTCTCAGTCTGGGTAGCATTGTGCTCTTAACGCGGATGATCGGGCCGCAACAATACGGGCTTTATGCTGCTGTATTTGGCATCTTTACTTATCTGTTTAGCTTGGGTCAGTTTGGGGTGCTAGTTTATCTCGTCCGCATGGAAGAAGACCAGCGACAAGCTTATCATCAAGCGTTTATGCTGCTGCTCTTGATCGGGGTGGTTCTAACTGGAGGACTGTGGCTCGGTGGCTTTTTCTGGCTCGATCGCTGGGTAAATTTGCCTGGATTTGAAGCGGTGGCGAAAGTGATGCTGTCTGCGCTGCCGCTCACCTTGATCAATCAAGTTCCTCTGGCAAGGTTAGAGCGACAATTAGATTACCGTACGATCGCGATGATCGAACTGGCAAATCAGTTTACTTATAATCTGATCGCCTTACCGCTTGCGTTTTCGGGATTTGGGGTTTGGGCAATGGTGCTTGGATGGTTAGGACAGCAGATTCAGGATTCGATTCTGTTGTTTAGTCGGTCTCGGTATCGGCCCCACTTGACTTGGCAGCCGAAGGTCGTGAAAGAAATTGTGCATTTTAGCTTAGGGTTTTCGGCTGCGAACTGGGCGTTTCAGTTACGTGCCTTGGTGAATCCTCTGCTGATTGCGCGATTTGCAGGAGCGGAGGCAGTTGCTTATGTGGCGCTGGCAGTTCGCATGGTGGATGTATTGAGCTTTGTGAGAACTTCGACCTATCGGATTTCGATTTCGGCACTGGCTCAGATGCAGGGTCAGCTAGGACGATTACAGAGAGCACTGTCGGATGGGATGAATTTACAGGTTCTTGCTCTCGGTCCCTTACTTGCATTGGCAAGTTGGTTTGGTCCGATTTTAATCCCGCATATTTTTGGTGCAAAATGGGTGCCTGTGATGTCGGTATTTCCGTTGATTGCGTTTAGTGCCCTATGGAGTGCATTATTCAATCTCCATTCTTCCGTCCTGTATGTCCTGCATCGCAATTGGCAAGTGGCATTATTTCACATTCTGCATATTGTCTTGTTTATAGGTGGAGCTTGGCTGTTGGTGCCTCGGTTGGGATTGATGGGGTATGGTTGGGCTGAGGTAGCAACGCTCTTGGGATATGGCTTGATTCATCTCTATGTCACGCAAGCGATCGGGGAGCCTGATTACCGTATGGCGTTTCTCTGGGCAAGCGCATTCGGCTTGTCGCTGTTTTGCTATCAGATTGGCTGGTGGGCGATTATCCCATTGCTGTTTGTCGGAGTGTGGTCTGAGACACGGCAGACGGTCGGGCAATATATTCGCCAGGTTCGGGAGGCAAATGCGAAATGATTCGACCTAAGGTCAGTATTGCAATTAACAATTACAACTACGATCGCTATTTAGCTCAAGCCATCGAAAGTGCCTTAGATCAGACTTATGCCAATGTCGAAGTGATTGTCGTCGATGACGGTTCAACGGATCGCTCAAGACAGGTGATTGAATGCTATCGCGATCGCATCATTCCCGTCTATAAAGCCAATGGGGGTCAAGCTTCTGCATTCAATGCTGGATTTGCTGCAAGCACTGGAGAGATTGTTTGCTTTTTAGATGCTGATGATATGTTTTTGCCTGAGAAAGCAGCCGCGATCGTAGATGCGATTTCTGATCCCACTGTGATGCAATGGTGCTTTCATCCCTTACAACTTGCCAATGCCCAAATGCAGCCGATGGAGCCAATTCTGCAACTGGGTGAAACTTATCCAGTTGACGTTCGACAAGATGTTACAAAAGGGAAATTGAAAGGCAAGTTGCCTTTTGCGATTCCTGCGACCTCAGGGCTGTGCTTTACGCGATCGCTGCTCTCAAAAATTTTACCGATGCCCGAAGCCGAGTCCATTCTGCTCAATGATAGCTTTCTGCAATTTGCAGCGTTAGGAATTGCTCCGGGAATTGCCCTCGATCATCCTCTTGCTCTGCAGCGCGTTCATGGCAGTAATGCTTATACCGCAAATTCAGCTTCAGAGCGCATCAATGCTCCGATTCGGATTTTAACGGCTGCGGCATTACGCGATCGATTCCCCTCGACGAAGCAGTTTGCTAACTGTTGGTTTGCCGATGGATTAGGGCTGTATTGGAAGTTGGGAGGAGTGGATGCTGCCATTCAACCTTGGGTCGATCGCTATCGATCTGAACTTTCCCCCACTGAAGCCTGTGTGATTTGGATGCGTGCTACTTATCGACGATTGAAACCATGATCATTTTGAACCGCTTTGAAGCGGTATTTACTGTTTTCACAATGCTCTACTACAGTTCAGCACTGTATCGGATTCTTGTGGATGGACTCAATTCAAGCGGAGCATCCAGTAGCTCTGGAGCCGATAGTAACCCGATGTTGCTCCTGATGCAGCTTGTCATTTTAGCGGTGTATTTTGCGCTGAGCGCATTGCGATGGCGCAAGTTTATTCCAGCTGCAATGAAAGTTCCTCTATGCTGGGCGTTACCTCTGTTAGCCACGCTCTCAACTCAGTGGTCAGAAGTACCTGATCTGAGCTTGCGGCGGGGATTGTTGCTGGTCGGAGCAACGTTAGTGGGGGTGTATTGGTCGATTCGCTATCCGTTGATGACGATTCTGCGATGGATTGGATGGGGCTTTGGATTTGCAGCAGTTGGCTCGGTTGTGTTTACATTGGCATTTCCCGCGTTCGGAATGGGGATTGATGAACATGCAGGAGCTTGGCAAGGCATGTTCGCTCAGAAAAATGCGTTGTCGAGAGCGATGATTTTGGCATTCATGACCTATTTCTGCTTAGTGTTGGATCGACAACGACTGCGCTGGTTGTGGTGGAGTGGAATCGCGATCGCATTTGCCTTAATCTTGCTTTCAACTTCAAAGTCAGGCTTGCTGATTTTAGGAAC is part of the Leptolyngbya boryana PCC 6306 genome and harbors:
- a CDS encoding oligosaccharide flippase family protein; this translates as MSLRQKVLQGGIFLALREGFGIILSLGSIVLLTRMIGPQQYGLYAAVFGIFTYLFSLGQFGVLVYLVRMEEDQRQAYHQAFMLLLLIGVVLTGGLWLGGFFWLDRWVNLPGFEAVAKVMLSALPLTLINQVPLARLERQLDYRTIAMIELANQFTYNLIALPLAFSGFGVWAMVLGWLGQQIQDSILLFSRSRYRPHLTWQPKVVKEIVHFSLGFSAANWAFQLRALVNPLLIARFAGAEAVAYVALAVRMVDVLSFVRTSTYRISISALAQMQGQLGRLQRALSDGMNLQVLALGPLLALASWFGPILIPHIFGAKWVPVMSVFPLIAFSALWSALFNLHSSVLYVLHRNWQVALFHILHIVLFIGGAWLLVPRLGLMGYGWAEVATLLGYGLIHLYVTQAIGEPDYRMAFLWASAFGLSLFCYQIGWWAIIPLLFVGVWSETRQTVGQYIRQVREANAK
- a CDS encoding glycosyltransferase family 2 protein, with the translated sequence MIRPKVSIAINNYNYDRYLAQAIESALDQTYANVEVIVVDDGSTDRSRQVIECYRDRIIPVYKANGGQASAFNAGFAASTGEIVCFLDADDMFLPEKAAAIVDAISDPTVMQWCFHPLQLANAQMQPMEPILQLGETYPVDVRQDVTKGKLKGKLPFAIPATSGLCFTRSLLSKILPMPEAESILLNDSFLQFAALGIAPGIALDHPLALQRVHGSNAYTANSASERINAPIRILTAAALRDRFPSTKQFANCWFADGLGLYWKLGGVDAAIQPWVDRYRSELSPTEACVIWMRATYRRLKP
- a CDS encoding O-antigen ligase family protein — protein: MIILNRFEAVFTVFTMLYYSSALYRILVDGLNSSGASSSSGADSNPMLLLMQLVILAVYFALSALRWRKFIPAAMKVPLCWALPLLATLSTQWSEVPDLSLRRGLLLVGATLVGVYWSIRYPLMTILRWIGWGFGFAAVGSVVFTLAFPAFGMGIDEHAGAWQGMFAQKNALSRAMILAFMTYFCLVLDRQRLRWLWWSGIAIAFALILLSTSKSGLLILGTVVACIPLFRALKTGSAPRALLWVLVALLTTSCISLVVIANAELIVAALGRDLTLTGRTGIWEVLSSKIAARPWLGYGYKGFWLDMDGESSDVWYATFFMSPNGHNGYLDLVLDLGLVGLGIFAVSFVLAVARCAVWLRVQSQPMVAVFPLLYMVYLTLSNITESSLILEPNYIFWLLYVTIVAMVQVQMPVPKRSRKLQPSLEESSYV